One genomic segment of Amycolatopsis sp. Hca4 includes these proteins:
- a CDS encoding aldehyde dehydrogenase family protein — MDEVAKAVEECARAAKLAAPSLAAASAEAIDSALTGMAERLLSHREEILEANQADVERAKADGMSAGLLDRLTITPERLTGMAEQLRLLAGAPHQERSVDVSTLDGGLRLVERRRPVGVIGANYEARPNVTVDVASQLVKSRNAGVLRTGSAALGSAQRLREVVIAPALSEAGIDADCVQLVPRVEREAASALVRLPDLVPLVILRGSGDSTRALATEAAVHGVRTLAHADGGGVLYVDRGADVTKARDLVYASLDRLGVCNRLNLLLIHEDIHDDVWPALSDALAERGVTPSLAPHEHPIGYEWALDSDREATVTVAKVGSLSDAVEIANERTSGLAAGITTEDQSAADAFFDGYTGTGVFWNAPTRLLDGFKLLAVPETGINLDKVPGPRGPVTYTDLYVRQYAVLPA; from the coding sequence ATGGACGAGGTCGCCAAGGCCGTTGAAGAGTGCGCACGGGCGGCGAAGCTGGCCGCGCCGTCGCTGGCTGCCGCGAGTGCCGAAGCCATCGATTCAGCCCTCACCGGGATGGCCGAACGGCTCCTCTCACACCGCGAGGAAATCCTCGAGGCCAACCAGGCCGACGTCGAGCGCGCCAAGGCCGACGGGATGAGCGCCGGTCTGCTGGACCGGCTCACCATCACTCCGGAGCGGCTCACCGGCATGGCCGAACAGCTGCGGCTGCTCGCCGGCGCGCCGCACCAGGAACGGTCCGTCGACGTCTCCACCCTGGATGGCGGGCTGCGGCTCGTCGAACGGCGGCGGCCGGTCGGTGTCATCGGGGCCAACTACGAGGCGCGGCCGAACGTCACCGTCGACGTGGCCTCGCAGCTGGTCAAGTCGCGCAACGCCGGCGTTCTGCGCACCGGCTCGGCCGCGCTCGGGTCGGCGCAGCGGCTGCGTGAGGTCGTCATCGCGCCCGCGCTGTCCGAGGCCGGCATCGATGCCGACTGCGTTCAGCTCGTTCCGCGGGTCGAGCGGGAGGCCGCGTCCGCGCTCGTGCGGCTGCCCGACCTCGTCCCCCTCGTCATCCTGCGGGGCAGCGGGGACAGCACCCGCGCCCTCGCCACCGAAGCCGCCGTGCACGGGGTGCGGACCCTCGCCCACGCCGATGGCGGGGGCGTCCTCTACGTCGACCGCGGGGCCGATGTCACCAAGGCCCGCGACCTCGTCTACGCCAGCCTCGACCGGCTGGGCGTCTGCAACCGGCTGAACCTGCTGCTCATTCACGAAGACATCCACGACGACGTCTGGCCCGCGCTCTCCGACGCCCTCGCCGAACGCGGAGTCACGCCGTCGCTGGCGCCGCACGAGCACCCCATCGGGTACGAGTGGGCGCTGGACTCCGACCGCGAGGCGACCGTCACCGTCGCCAAGGTCGGGTCGCTCTCCGATGCCGTCGAGATCGCGAACGAGCGCACCTCCGGCCTGGCCGCCGGCATCACCACCGAAGACCAGTCGGCCGCCGACGCCTTCTTCGACGGCTACACCGGCACCGGCGTCTTCTGGAACGCCCCGACCCGGCTCCTCGACGGCTTCAAGCTGCTCGCCGTCCCGGAAACCGGCATCAACCTCGACAAGGTCCCCGGCCCGCGCGGGCCGGTCACCTACACCGACCTCTACGTGCGCCAGTACGCCGTCCTGCCGGCCTGA
- a CDS encoding dihydrofolate reductase family protein yields MISRPHVLLSAAQSLDGYLDDTSPERLVLSTEDDFAVVDRLRAEADAIFVGAGTVRADNPRLLVRSPELRQRRLERGKPEQPVKVTVTTRGLDPDAQFFTVGDTEKIVYAPPGAADALKSVATVVDAGDPPDFGRILDDLGARGIERLLVEGGGGIHTRFLTEGLADELRLAIAQFFVGQPDAPRFVGPGLYPRPLVLTAANALQGMAILEYRAAAEPTGRDVQRLKQAIALAAECPPSHTFRVGAVITDADGEVVATGHSGEGEPNNHAEEAALAKCAGDPRLAGATVYSSLEPCSHRSSHPRSCTQLILDAGIPRVVFAWREPPVFVDARGTELLRQAGRHVVEVPALTPEVQRENTHLDF; encoded by the coding sequence GTGATCTCCCGGCCGCACGTCCTGCTCTCCGCCGCGCAGTCGCTCGACGGCTACCTCGACGACACCTCGCCCGAGCGGCTCGTGCTGTCCACAGAGGACGATTTCGCGGTCGTCGACAGGTTGCGGGCCGAGGCCGACGCGATCTTCGTCGGAGCCGGGACGGTCCGGGCCGACAACCCGCGGCTGCTCGTCCGGTCTCCCGAGCTGCGGCAACGGCGGCTGGAGCGGGGGAAGCCCGAACAGCCCGTCAAGGTCACCGTGACCACCCGCGGTCTCGACCCGGACGCGCAGTTCTTCACCGTCGGCGACACCGAAAAGATCGTCTACGCCCCGCCCGGCGCGGCGGACGCGCTCAAGTCCGTCGCCACCGTCGTGGACGCCGGGGACCCGCCGGACTTCGGGCGGATCCTCGACGACCTCGGCGCGCGCGGCATCGAGCGCCTGCTGGTCGAGGGCGGCGGCGGGATCCACACGCGCTTCCTCACCGAAGGTCTCGCCGACGAACTGCGGCTGGCGATCGCGCAGTTCTTCGTCGGGCAGCCGGACGCGCCGCGGTTCGTCGGGCCCGGCCTGTACCCGCGGCCGCTCGTGCTGACCGCCGCGAACGCGCTGCAGGGAATGGCGATCCTCGAATACCGCGCCGCCGCCGAACCGACCGGCCGGGATGTCCAGCGCCTCAAGCAGGCCATCGCACTCGCCGCCGAGTGCCCGCCCAGCCACACCTTCCGGGTCGGCGCGGTCATCACCGACGCCGACGGCGAGGTCGTCGCCACCGGGCACTCCGGCGAAGGCGAGCCGAACAACCACGCCGAAGAGGCCGCGCTGGCCAAATGCGCCGGTGACCCGCGCCTGGCCGGCGCGACCGTGTACAGCTCGCTGGAACCGTGCAGCCACCGCAGTTCCCACCCGCGCAGCTGCACCCAGCTCATCCTCGACGCCGGGATCCCGCGTGTGGTGTTCGCCTGGCGCGAGCCGCCGGTCTTCGTCGACGCCCGGGGTACCGAGCTGCTGCGGCAGGCCGGGCGGCACGTCGTCGAGGTGCCCGCGCTGACCCCGGAGGTCCAGCGCGAGAACACCCACCTCGACTTCTGA
- a CDS encoding chitinase, with protein sequence MRRSRLAAVGLAAATFAATAVSLVLGAPSATAALSNNWYAAAPYLMPQSNNPPDPVTVMNATGLKAFQLAFILAPNGGGCSPTWDGTSAVSSDTAVANVISRIRGAGGDVSVSVGGYGGTKLGQTCGTVAATAAAYQQVITKYSLKAIDFDLEEPEYENTAAIANELGAAKTLQANNPGLFVSVTMPGTAAGTGWFGTQLLDQAKSIGFSPNNFSIMPFDGGFNGGSSQVSALEALHGLLMSHLGWDSATAYAHEGFSGMNGKSDAAEMFYTSDFQTVYDYATSHGLGRFTFWSVNRDRACVGTTDNGVCSNVPQNDWDFTKFSVRFAGATPPQTTPPVTTPTTPGGGSCTAAEWDRTKVYVKDNVVSHNSHKWTAKWWTQGEEPGTTGEWGVWQDNGAC encoded by the coding sequence ATGCGCAGGAGCAGACTGGCCGCCGTCGGGCTCGCCGCCGCCACTTTCGCCGCCACCGCCGTCAGCCTCGTGCTCGGCGCACCGTCGGCCACCGCGGCGTTGAGCAACAACTGGTACGCCGCGGCGCCGTACCTGATGCCCCAGAGCAACAACCCGCCCGACCCGGTCACCGTGATGAACGCGACCGGGCTCAAGGCGTTCCAGCTGGCGTTCATCCTCGCGCCGAACGGCGGCGGCTGCAGCCCGACCTGGGACGGCACGTCGGCGGTCTCCTCCGACACCGCGGTCGCGAACGTGATTTCGCGGATCCGCGGCGCGGGCGGCGACGTCTCGGTGTCCGTCGGCGGCTACGGCGGCACGAAACTCGGCCAGACCTGCGGAACGGTGGCCGCGACGGCCGCCGCCTACCAGCAGGTCATCACGAAGTACTCGCTCAAGGCGATCGACTTCGACCTCGAAGAACCCGAGTACGAGAACACCGCCGCGATCGCGAACGAGCTGGGTGCCGCGAAGACGTTGCAGGCCAACAACCCCGGCCTGTTCGTGTCGGTGACCATGCCGGGCACCGCGGCCGGCACCGGCTGGTTCGGCACACAGCTGCTCGACCAGGCGAAGTCGATCGGCTTCTCGCCGAACAACTTCTCGATCATGCCGTTCGACGGCGGGTTCAACGGCGGCTCGTCGCAGGTGTCGGCGCTGGAAGCGCTGCACGGCCTGCTGATGTCGCACCTGGGCTGGGACAGCGCGACGGCGTACGCGCACGAAGGTTTCTCCGGCATGAACGGCAAGTCCGACGCGGCGGAGATGTTCTACACCTCGGACTTCCAGACGGTGTACGACTACGCGACCAGCCACGGCCTCGGCCGCTTCACGTTCTGGTCGGTCAACCGCGACCGCGCCTGCGTCGGCACGACGGACAACGGCGTCTGCAGCAACGTCCCGCAGAACGACTGGGACTTCACGAAGTTCAGCGTCCGGTTCGCCGGTGCGACACCGCCGCAGACGACGCCGCCGGTGACGACCCCGACCACGCCGGGCGGCGGCTCGTGCACCGCGGCGGAGTGGGACCGGACGAAGGTCTACGTCAAGGACAACGTCGTCTCCCACAACAGCCACAAGTGGACGGCCAAGTGGTGGACGCAGGGCGAAGAGCCGGGCACGACCGGCGAATGGGGCGTCTGGCAGGACAACGGCGCCTGCTAG
- a CDS encoding cell wall metabolism sensor histidine kinase WalK, with amino-acid sequence MNLRLRLTVLYGGLFLLAGVALLGVTYLLFTRQVGQRVAVLTGDPPPGAPPLPSLDALDEQARQLRAAAATSLLTQGAIALGAVAVLAAGLGWLVAGRALAPLRQVTETARRIAAAADPGGHARIALRGPDDEVKDLADAFDVMVERLDRSFDAQRRFVANASHELRTPLTLNRSLVEVAMRRGTDVRELGGKLLQINARNEKLISGLLLLAKSESALTSRSPVDLAAVAAQVAPPEVERSLAEAVTSGDAVLLERLAGNLVENALRHNVPGGWVRVTTRSVPGRVELEVANSGPVIPPEEVPALFDPFHRRARVAAEGTGLGLSIVRSVAHAHDGDVTATARAEGGLVVVVSLPADLSRGRISDIPALFARGTP; translated from the coding sequence GTGAACCTCCGGCTGCGGCTGACCGTGCTCTACGGCGGCCTGTTCCTGCTGGCCGGCGTGGCCCTGCTGGGCGTGACCTACCTGCTGTTCACCCGGCAGGTCGGGCAGCGGGTAGCGGTGCTCACCGGCGATCCGCCGCCCGGGGCACCGCCGCTGCCGTCCCTGGACGCGCTCGACGAGCAAGCCCGGCAGCTGCGCGCGGCGGCGGCGACGTCGCTGCTGACCCAGGGAGCGATCGCACTCGGCGCGGTCGCGGTGCTGGCGGCCGGTCTCGGGTGGCTGGTGGCGGGACGGGCCCTCGCCCCGTTGCGCCAGGTCACCGAGACCGCCCGCCGCATCGCCGCGGCCGCCGACCCGGGCGGGCACGCGCGGATCGCCCTGCGCGGGCCCGACGACGAGGTGAAGGACCTCGCGGACGCGTTCGACGTGATGGTCGAGCGGCTCGACCGGTCGTTCGACGCCCAGCGCCGGTTCGTCGCCAACGCGTCGCACGAGCTGCGCACGCCCCTGACGCTCAACCGGTCGCTGGTCGAGGTGGCGATGCGCCGCGGCACCGACGTCCGGGAGCTCGGCGGCAAGCTGCTGCAGATCAACGCGAGGAACGAGAAGCTGATCAGCGGGTTGCTCCTGCTGGCGAAGTCGGAGAGCGCGCTGACGTCGCGGAGCCCGGTGGACCTGGCGGCGGTGGCCGCGCAGGTGGCGCCGCCGGAGGTCGAGCGGTCCCTGGCCGAAGCAGTGACGAGCGGCGACGCGGTCCTGCTGGAACGGCTGGCAGGCAACCTGGTGGAGAACGCGCTCCGCCACAACGTGCCCGGCGGCTGGGTGCGCGTGACGACCCGGTCGGTGCCGGGTCGGGTGGAGCTGGAGGTGGCCAACAGCGGGCCGGTGATCCCGCCGGAGGAGGTGCCGGCGCTGTTCGACCCGTTCCACCGCCGGGCCCGGGTGGCGGCGGAGGGGACCGGGCTCGGGTTGTCGATCGTGCGGTCGGTGGCGCACGCGCACGACGGCGACGTGACCGCGACCGCCCGCGCGGAAGGCGGCCTGGTGGTGGTCGTGTCACTGCCGGCTGACCTGTCTCGCGGACGAATTTCGGATATTCCGGCGCTTTTCGCCCGCGGGACCCCCTGA
- a CDS encoding response regulator transcription factor has product MRVLVVEDEPMLADAIAEWLREDAHAVDIAHDGGAALERIAVHDYDVVVLDRDLPVVHGDDVCRQVVASDAATRVLMLTAAVAVTDRVAGLSLGADDYLTKPFAFPELAARIQSLGRRCRPAAPPVLRRSGVTLDPARHEAFRDGRLLPLAKKEFAVLAELLRADGAAVSAEHLLEKVWDEHADPFTGAIRLTVLKLRRKLGEPPLVETVTGVGYRLR; this is encoded by the coding sequence ATGCGGGTGCTGGTGGTGGAGGACGAGCCGATGCTCGCGGACGCGATCGCGGAGTGGCTGCGCGAGGACGCCCACGCGGTCGACATCGCCCACGACGGCGGCGCGGCGCTCGAGCGGATCGCAGTGCACGACTACGACGTCGTCGTGCTCGACCGGGACCTGCCGGTCGTGCACGGCGACGACGTCTGCCGCCAGGTCGTCGCGTCCGACGCGGCGACGCGGGTGCTGATGCTCACCGCGGCCGTGGCGGTCACCGACCGCGTCGCCGGGCTCTCGCTCGGCGCGGACGACTACCTGACGAAGCCGTTCGCGTTCCCCGAGCTGGCCGCGCGCATCCAGTCGCTGGGCCGTCGCTGCCGTCCGGCCGCGCCGCCGGTGCTGCGCCGCTCCGGCGTCACGCTCGACCCCGCGCGGCACGAGGCGTTCCGCGACGGCCGCCTCCTCCCGCTGGCCAAGAAGGAGTTCGCCGTGCTCGCCGAGCTGCTGCGCGCGGACGGCGCCGCCGTCTCCGCCGAACACCTCCTGGAGAAGGTGTGGGACGAGCACGCGGACCCGTTCACCGGCGCGATCCGGCTCACCGTGCTCAAGCTGCGCCGCAAGCTCGGCGAGCCACCGCTGGTGGAGACGGTCACCGGCGTGGGCTACCGGCTCCGGTGA
- a CDS encoding glycosyltransferase family 39 protein — translation MITAAPPRTRPWALPLVCLGSAVLYAWKIGDGQVGNTYYAAAVRSMTESFTNFLFGSFDPYGVVTVDKPPFALWPQALSVLVFGYHGWALLLPQVLEGVAAVFLLHRTVRLWAGENVALLAAVILALTPVTVIINRDNNPDTLLVLFLVAAAYALTRALRDGRKWLWWCAFFVGCGFLTKMLQAWIIVPALVAAYLAGTTGPLGRRLLDVLGAGLVLVVSSFWWIALHDWWPGAKPYMGGSDDGSAWDLVFGYNGFGRLSGNGEGGGVMIMRDGQQTMSSFGGDPGPGRMFNDVVGGQISWLLPLCLVVLAVLGRRWRDAGWLLWGGWLLVTTAVFSFAGGIWHPYYTTALAPAVAAVAAAGLALLWRRYRRTLLPLVIALTAVWAFVLTSRDTSFHGWTRWAVIGTAVGAIAWLVVGPERRALVAALVPLLLTPAVWSYAAAQSTSAGTLPAAGPAAGPGALPPPAPSGPRPGPGAGPGPKLILAGGDGATTLSAEQRRILDYARRNGTEITLAVNAEAGAVAPYLIDSDATVIGMGGFGGRDDAPSVAQLDRWLAEGKLRFVLSNAGSRPGPPPSPAQAGRQRWIEGHCTTVDPAAYGGGGADTLYRCR, via the coding sequence ATGATCACCGCCGCTCCCCCGCGAACCCGCCCTTGGGCGCTTCCGCTCGTCTGCCTCGGCTCCGCCGTCCTCTACGCCTGGAAGATCGGCGACGGCCAGGTCGGGAACACCTACTACGCCGCCGCCGTCCGGTCGATGACGGAGAGCTTCACCAACTTCCTCTTCGGCTCCTTCGACCCCTACGGCGTCGTCACCGTCGACAAACCGCCGTTCGCGTTGTGGCCGCAAGCGCTTTCCGTGCTGGTCTTCGGCTACCACGGCTGGGCGCTGCTGCTGCCGCAGGTTCTCGAAGGCGTCGCGGCGGTGTTCCTGCTGCACCGCACCGTCCGGCTCTGGGCGGGCGAGAACGTCGCTCTCCTCGCCGCGGTGATCCTCGCGCTGACGCCCGTCACCGTGATCATCAACCGCGACAACAACCCCGACACCCTGCTCGTCCTCTTCCTCGTCGCCGCCGCGTACGCGCTCACCCGCGCGCTGCGGGACGGCCGGAAATGGCTGTGGTGGTGTGCCTTCTTCGTCGGCTGCGGCTTCCTGACCAAGATGCTGCAGGCGTGGATCATCGTCCCGGCCCTGGTCGCCGCCTACCTCGCCGGCACCACCGGGCCGCTCGGGCGACGGCTGCTCGACGTCCTCGGCGCCGGGCTCGTGCTCGTCGTCTCCTCGTTCTGGTGGATCGCGCTGCACGACTGGTGGCCCGGCGCCAAGCCGTACATGGGCGGCAGCGACGACGGCTCCGCGTGGGACCTCGTCTTCGGCTACAACGGCTTCGGCCGCCTCTCCGGAAACGGCGAGGGCGGCGGCGTGATGATCATGCGCGACGGGCAGCAGACCATGAGCTCCTTCGGCGGCGACCCCGGCCCGGGCCGGATGTTCAACGACGTCGTCGGCGGCCAGATCTCCTGGCTGCTGCCCCTGTGCCTGGTCGTGCTGGCCGTGCTCGGCCGCCGGTGGCGCGACGCCGGCTGGCTGCTCTGGGGCGGCTGGCTGCTCGTGACCACCGCGGTCTTCAGCTTCGCCGGCGGCATCTGGCACCCGTACTACACGACGGCGCTGGCGCCCGCCGTCGCCGCGGTCGCCGCCGCCGGGCTCGCGCTGCTGTGGCGGCGGTACCGGCGCACCCTGCTCCCGCTGGTCATCGCGCTGACCGCGGTCTGGGCGTTCGTCCTGACCTCACGCGACACGTCCTTCCACGGCTGGACGCGCTGGGCCGTCATCGGCACCGCCGTCGGCGCGATCGCGTGGCTGGTCGTGGGGCCGGAGCGACGGGCACTCGTCGCCGCGCTGGTGCCGCTGCTGCTCACGCCCGCCGTGTGGTCGTACGCCGCCGCGCAGAGCACGTCGGCCGGGACGCTGCCCGCCGCCGGGCCCGCCGCCGGACCGGGCGCCCTGCCGCCGCCGGCGCCCAGCGGGCCGAGGCCGGGGCCGGGAGCGGGACCAGGGCCGAAGCTGATTCTCGCCGGCGGGGACGGCGCCACCACGCTGTCCGCCGAGCAACGCCGCATCCTCGACTACGCCCGCCGCAACGGCACCGAGATCACCCTGGCCGTGAACGCCGAGGCCGGCGCGGTGGCGCCGTACCTGATCGACTCGGACGCGACCGTGATCGGCATGGGCGGCTTCGGCGGGCGGGACGATGCGCCGTCGGTGGCGCAGCTCGACCGCTGGCTCGCCGAGGGCAAGCTGCGGTTCGTGCTGAGCAACGCCGGATCCCGGCCGGGACCGCCACCCAGCCCGGCCCAGGCCGGACGGCAGCGCTGGATCGAGGGACACTGCACGACCGTCGACCCCGCGGCCTACGGCGGTGGCGGCGCGGACACGCTCTACCGGTGCCGCTAA
- the cobN gene encoding cobaltochelatase subunit CobN — MILLLSTSDTDLLSARSADAEFRLANPSRIDVTELPGLLEDVRIVVVRILGTPRSWQDGLDTLRASGAHVVVLGGEQTPDAELMKLSTVPAGIAAEAHAYLAQGGPANLTQLHRFLSDTLLLTGDGFEPPAEQPAWGVLERPAKSDGPVIGILYYRAHHLSGNTAFVHALADEIEAAGGRALPIYCASLRTREPEMMAELGQVDALLVTVLAAGGTRPSEVGAGGDDEAWDVAEMAALDVPILQALCLTSDRETWAANDDGLSPLDAGNQMAVPEFDGRLITVPFSFKELDEDGLPRYVPDAERASRVAKIALAHARLRHTPPAERRIALMLSAYPTKHSRVGNAVGLDTPASAIELLRRMRAVGYDLGPDAFPGVDPTGTDQPDGDALIHALIAAGGQDPEWLTEEQLAGNPIRVPAARYREWFSGLPAELREGVEEHWGPAPGELYVDNGDIVLASLQSGNVIIMIQPPRGFGENPVAIYHNPDLPPSHHYLAAYRWLEEEFGAHAVVHLGKHGSLEWLPGKTAGLSASCAPDAVLGNLPLVYPFLINDPGEGAQAKRRAHATIVDHLIPPMARAESYGDMARLEQLLDEHANIAAMDPAKLPAVRQQIWTLIQAAKLDHDLGVEERPHDAEFDDFLLHIDGWLCEVKDAQIRDGLHVLGAAPTGEARVNLVLAMLRASQMWGGKQGAVPGLRSALGLKEDAPMSEVDAVEKTARELVRTMEMRGWDPTAVASVAPDAQVAKVLSFAAEEIVPRLAGTTAELDSVLHALDGGYIPAGPSGSPLRGLINVLPTGRNFYTVDPKAIPSRLAWETGQALADSLLKRYREDTGDWPRSVGLSVWGTSAMRTSGDDAAEVLALLGVQPVWDEASRRVTGIEAIPLAELGRPRIDVTIRISGFFRDAFPHVITLMDDAVRLVAGLAEPLDENYVRAHVAADLATHGDDRRATTRIFGSKPGAYGAGLLPLMDSGNWRDDKDLAEVYAVWGGFAYGRDLDGRPAREDMENSYKRIVVAAKNTDTREHDIADSDDYFQYHGGMIATVRALTGSAPASYVGDSTSPDAVRTRTLGEETARVFRARVVNPRWLAAMRRHGYKGAFELAATVDYLFGFDATAGVVGDWMYEKLTESYVLDEVNQEFLRQANPWALRGIVERLNEAADRGLWAEPDPELLEKMREVYLSLEGDLESE, encoded by the coding sequence GTGATCCTGCTTCTGTCCACTTCGGACACCGATCTGCTCAGCGCCCGTTCGGCCGACGCGGAATTCCGCCTGGCGAACCCGTCGCGCATCGATGTCACCGAGCTGCCGGGCCTGCTCGAAGACGTGCGGATCGTGGTCGTCCGGATCCTCGGCACGCCGCGCAGCTGGCAGGACGGCCTGGACACGCTGCGGGCGTCGGGGGCGCACGTCGTCGTCCTGGGCGGGGAGCAGACGCCGGACGCCGAGCTGATGAAGCTCTCCACCGTGCCGGCCGGGATCGCCGCCGAGGCCCACGCCTACCTCGCGCAGGGCGGCCCGGCCAACCTCACCCAGCTGCACCGGTTCCTCTCCGACACGCTGCTGCTGACCGGTGACGGCTTCGAGCCGCCCGCCGAGCAGCCCGCCTGGGGCGTCCTCGAGCGCCCCGCGAAGAGCGACGGCCCGGTCATCGGCATCCTCTACTACCGCGCGCACCACCTGTCCGGGAACACCGCGTTCGTGCACGCCCTCGCCGACGAGATCGAAGCCGCCGGCGGCCGCGCGCTGCCGATCTACTGTGCTTCGCTGCGTACGCGCGAGCCGGAGATGATGGCCGAGCTGGGCCAGGTCGACGCCTTGCTGGTCACCGTCCTCGCCGCCGGCGGCACGCGGCCGTCCGAGGTGGGTGCGGGCGGGGACGACGAGGCGTGGGACGTCGCCGAGATGGCCGCGCTCGACGTCCCGATCCTGCAGGCGCTCTGCCTGACCAGCGACCGCGAGACGTGGGCGGCCAACGACGACGGCCTCTCACCGCTCGACGCCGGGAACCAGATGGCCGTGCCGGAGTTCGACGGGCGGCTGATCACGGTGCCGTTCTCGTTCAAGGAGCTCGACGAGGACGGTCTCCCCCGGTACGTACCGGACGCCGAACGCGCGTCCCGGGTGGCGAAGATCGCGCTGGCGCACGCCCGGCTGCGGCACACCCCGCCCGCGGAACGCCGTATCGCGCTGATGCTGTCCGCGTACCCGACGAAGCACTCTCGCGTCGGCAATGCGGTCGGGCTGGACACGCCCGCGTCGGCCATCGAGCTGCTGCGGCGGATGCGCGCGGTGGGCTACGACCTGGGGCCGGACGCCTTCCCCGGCGTCGACCCGACCGGCACCGACCAGCCCGACGGCGACGCGCTGATCCACGCCCTGATCGCCGCCGGCGGCCAGGACCCGGAGTGGCTGACCGAGGAGCAGCTGGCCGGGAACCCGATCCGCGTCCCGGCCGCGCGGTACCGCGAGTGGTTCTCCGGATTGCCCGCCGAACTGCGTGAAGGCGTCGAGGAGCACTGGGGGCCGGCGCCGGGCGAGCTGTACGTCGACAACGGCGACATCGTGCTGGCGTCGCTGCAGAGCGGCAACGTGATCATCATGATCCAGCCGCCGCGCGGGTTCGGCGAGAACCCCGTCGCGATCTACCACAACCCGGACCTGCCGCCGAGCCACCACTACCTGGCCGCGTACCGGTGGCTGGAGGAGGAGTTCGGCGCGCACGCCGTCGTCCACCTGGGCAAGCACGGGTCGCTCGAATGGCTGCCGGGCAAGACCGCGGGGCTCTCGGCGTCCTGCGCGCCGGACGCCGTGCTCGGGAACCTGCCGCTGGTCTACCCGTTCCTGATCAACGACCCCGGCGAGGGCGCGCAGGCCAAGCGGCGGGCGCACGCGACGATCGTCGACCACTTGATCCCGCCGATGGCGCGCGCGGAGTCCTACGGCGACATGGCGCGGCTGGAGCAGCTGCTCGACGAGCACGCGAACATCGCGGCGATGGACCCGGCGAAGCTGCCCGCCGTGCGCCAGCAGATCTGGACGCTGATCCAGGCCGCGAAGCTGGACCACGACCTCGGTGTGGAGGAACGCCCGCACGACGCGGAGTTCGACGACTTCCTGCTGCACATCGACGGCTGGCTGTGCGAGGTCAAGGACGCGCAGATCCGCGACGGGCTGCACGTCCTCGGGGCCGCGCCGACCGGCGAGGCCCGCGTCAACCTGGTGCTGGCGATGCTGCGCGCGTCCCAGATGTGGGGCGGCAAGCAGGGCGCGGTGCCGGGCCTGCGCTCGGCGCTGGGACTCAAGGAAGACGCGCCGATGTCCGAAGTGGACGCGGTGGAGAAGACAGCCCGCGAGCTCGTCCGGACGATGGAGATGCGCGGCTGGGACCCGACCGCCGTCGCTTCGGTGGCGCCGGACGCGCAGGTCGCGAAGGTGCTTTCCTTCGCGGCCGAGGAAATCGTGCCCCGGCTCGCGGGGACGACCGCCGAGCTGGACTCGGTGCTGCACGCGCTGGACGGCGGGTACATCCCGGCCGGGCCGAGCGGGTCACCGCTGCGCGGGCTCATCAACGTGCTGCCGACCGGGCGGAACTTCTACACGGTCGACCCGAAGGCGATCCCGAGCCGGCTCGCCTGGGAGACCGGGCAGGCCCTCGCCGACTCGCTGCTGAAGCGCTACCGCGAGGACACCGGCGACTGGCCGCGCTCGGTCGGGCTGTCGGTGTGGGGCACGTCGGCGATGCGGACCTCGGGCGACGACGCGGCGGAAGTCCTGGCGCTGCTGGGTGTCCAGCCGGTGTGGGACGAAGCTTCCCGGCGCGTCACCGGCATCGAGGCCATCCCGCTCGCGGAGCTCGGCCGCCCCCGGATCGACGTCACGATCCGGATCAGCGGGTTCTTCCGCGACGCCTTCCCGCACGTGATCACGCTCATGGACGACGCGGTGCGGCTGGTGGCCGGGTTGGCCGAACCCCTCGACGAGAACTACGTGCGCGCGCACGTGGCCGCCGATCTGGCCACCCACGGAGACGACCGCCGCGCGACGACGCGGATCTTCGGGTCGAAGCCGGGCGCGTACGGCGCGGGCCTGCTGCCCCTGATGGACAGCGGCAACTGGCGCGACGACAAGGACCTCGCCGAGGTGTACGCGGTGTGGGGCGGCTTCGCGTACGGCCGCGACCTCGACGGCCGCCCGGCGCGCGAGGACATGGAAAACTCGTACAAGCGCATCGTGGTGGCGGCGAAGAACACGGACACGCGCGAGCACGACATCGCGGACTCCGACGACTACTTCCAGTACCACGGCGGGATGATCGCGACGGTGCGCGCCCTGACCGGCTCGGCCCCGGCGTCCTACGTGGGTGACAGCACGTCCCCGGACGCGGTCCGCACGCGCACGCTGGGCGAGGAGACGGCCCGCGTGTTCCGGGCGCGGGTCGTCAACCCGCGCTGGCTGGCGGCGATGCGCCGGCACGGCTACAAGGGCGCGTTCGAGCTGGCGGCCACAGTGGACTACCTGTTCGGCTTCGACGCCACGGCCGGAGTGGTCGGCGACTGGATGTACGAGAAGCTGACCGAGTCGTACGTGCTGGACGAGGTGAACCAGGAGTTCCTGCGCCAGGCGAACCCGTGGGCGTTGCGCGGGATCGTCGAGCGGCTGAACGAGGCGGCGGACCGCGGGCTGTGGGCCGAGCCGGATCCGGAGCTGCTGGAGAAGATGCGCGAGGTGTACCTGTCGCTGGAAGGCGACCTCGAGTCGGAGTGA